A stretch of Rubinisphaera margarita DNA encodes these proteins:
- a CDS encoding acyl-CoA ligase (AMP-forming), exosortase A system-associated: MDYLVHHMLRSAAGRFPEKEALVCGEARLSYAELSASVARYAEALCQIGVERRDRIGVLLDPSVEQVLSIFAVSQAQAVFVPIHHSLMAEQVSHICADCGITTLIVSSGKYDDLQEALEQLPAIERVVLSDSGERESDSHQIYPLNSLLDRELTGSLSDTVTEKDLAAILYTSGSTGRPKGVMLSHANLVAGASIVSNYLRITERDRILAVLPFSFDAGLNQLTTAVQQGATLVLMRFTFGREVVSLVEREHITGLAGVPPFWNLLIQPRSGLTSGGMKGLRYITNTGGHMPGPTLEVLRRELPSTDIYLMYGLTEAFRSTYLPPEELDRRPNSMGRAIPNTEILVINEQGKRCQPGEVGELVHHGPTVSMGYWGHPELTARVLRPHPFPMSSNDDGVRVCYSGDLVTLDDDGFLYFVARRDNQIKTCGFRVSPTEVEEALMKIEGIHEIAVVGTPDDLIGEHINAFAVLREGARLEASEIIARSALLLPRHMVPKRVSFLDRLPKTSSGKIDYKVLKGISLEDRGQTGSELQLSTNGAT, from the coding sequence ATGGACTATCTCGTACACCACATGCTTCGGTCAGCCGCTGGTCGCTTCCCCGAGAAAGAGGCACTCGTCTGCGGGGAAGCCCGACTGAGTTATGCCGAACTTTCAGCGAGCGTCGCTCGCTACGCGGAAGCTCTGTGCCAGATTGGCGTCGAGCGACGCGACCGAATTGGAGTTCTTCTCGATCCTTCGGTCGAGCAGGTCCTTTCGATCTTTGCCGTCTCACAGGCTCAAGCGGTCTTCGTCCCCATTCATCACAGCCTGATGGCCGAGCAAGTCTCGCATATCTGCGCGGACTGCGGCATCACCACACTGATTGTCTCTTCCGGGAAGTACGACGATCTTCAGGAAGCGCTGGAACAATTGCCCGCGATCGAGCGGGTTGTTCTCAGCGATTCGGGGGAACGAGAGAGCGACTCCCATCAGATCTACCCGCTGAATTCTCTGCTTGATCGAGAACTTACCGGATCGCTTTCTGACACCGTCACTGAGAAAGATCTGGCGGCGATCCTGTACACATCGGGCTCGACGGGACGTCCGAAAGGGGTGATGCTGAGTCATGCCAATCTCGTGGCTGGTGCAAGCATCGTGTCGAACTACCTGCGGATCACAGAGCGGGACCGAATTCTCGCGGTCTTGCCGTTCAGCTTCGATGCCGGGCTGAATCAGCTGACAACCGCCGTTCAACAGGGGGCCACGCTCGTCCTCATGCGATTTACGTTCGGACGCGAAGTGGTCTCTCTCGTCGAACGGGAGCACATCACCGGACTCGCCGGGGTGCCTCCGTTCTGGAATCTTCTGATTCAGCCCCGGTCTGGGCTCACATCGGGAGGCATGAAAGGGCTGCGGTACATTACCAATACCGGAGGTCATATGCCCGGCCCGACCCTGGAGGTGCTGCGGCGAGAACTTCCTTCGACCGATATCTACCTGATGTACGGACTCACCGAAGCCTTTCGGTCGACGTACCTCCCTCCTGAGGAACTGGATCGGCGGCCGAATTCTATGGGCCGGGCCATTCCCAATACGGAGATCCTGGTCATCAACGAACAGGGGAAACGTTGCCAACCCGGTGAAGTCGGAGAACTCGTTCATCACGGTCCGACGGTTTCGATGGGCTACTGGGGACATCCCGAACTGACCGCTCGGGTCCTGCGGCCGCATCCCTTCCCGATGTCCAGCAACGACGACGGAGTTCGCGTCTGCTATTCCGGCGACCTTGTGACCCTGGACGACGACGGATTTCTCTACTTTGTCGCCCGCAGAGACAATCAGATCAAAACGTGCGGCTTCCGTGTCAGTCCGACTGAAGTCGAAGAGGCCCTCATGAAGATCGAGGGGATCCATGAGATCGCTGTGGTCGGCACGCCGGACGACCTGATCGGCGAGCACATCAACGCGTTTGCCGTACTTCGGGAAGGGGCCCGGCTGGAAGCGTCCGAGATCATCGCCCGCAGCGCGCTCCTGCTCCCCCGTCATATGGTTCCGAAGCGTGTGTCGTTTCTGGACCGTCTTCCGAAGACGTCCAGCGGCAAAATTGACTACAAGGTCCTGAAGGGGATCTCATTGGAAGATCGGGGCCAGACAGGCTCTGAACTTCAACTTTCCACGAATGGTGCAACATGA
- a CDS encoding PIG-L deacetylase family protein: MNPFTTASCRTVLCVGAHADDIEIGCGGTLLHLTDSFTDCQVIWVVLSSNDVRHQEAQESAGKWLERVERTSVRIESFRDSYFPAQWAELKDYMHGLAREFQPDLIFTHSSADRHQDHRVVSELTHCAFRNHVICEYEIPKYDGDLKTPNCYVPLTTSIADRKIELLMESFPSQHEKDWYDAETFRALLRIRGMECHSKSRMAEGFHVRKFSLFT, from the coding sequence ATGAATCCATTCACGACCGCCAGTTGTCGAACGGTTCTCTGTGTCGGGGCTCACGCCGATGATATCGAGATTGGCTGCGGAGGCACCCTGCTTCACCTGACCGACAGCTTTACTGATTGCCAGGTGATCTGGGTTGTCCTGAGCAGTAACGACGTTCGCCATCAGGAAGCTCAGGAGAGTGCCGGGAAGTGGCTGGAACGGGTCGAGCGAACCTCCGTTCGTATCGAGTCGTTCCGAGACAGTTACTTCCCTGCCCAGTGGGCGGAACTGAAAGATTACATGCACGGTCTGGCTCGCGAATTTCAGCCGGATCTGATCTTCACGCACAGTTCAGCGGATCGGCATCAGGATCACCGGGTCGTTTCTGAGCTGACCCATTGCGCGTTTCGGAATCACGTGATCTGCGAATACGAGATCCCGAAGTACGACGGAGACCTGAAGACGCCGAACTGTTATGTTCCCTTAACGACCTCGATCGCTGATCGAAAGATCGAGCTGTTAATGGAGAGCTTCCCCAGTCAGCACGAGAAAGACTGGTACGACGCAGAAACGTTTCGTGCGCTGCTGAGAATCCGCGGTATGGAATGCCATTCGAAGTCGAGAATGGCGGAAGGATTTCACGTTCGGAAGTTTTCACTCTTTACGTAA
- a CDS encoding glucose-1-phosphate cytidylyltransferase: MKVVLFCGGLGMRLREYSETVPKPMVQIGYRPILWHVMKYYAHYGHKDFILCLGWKADVIKRYFLEYDECVSNDFVLSGGGQSVDLINRDIQDWNITFVDTGTSSNIGERLMAVRPFLEGEETFLANYADGLSDFPLPKLIDFHRDTESVASFLAVKPMQSFHSVTTTESGHVQKIEAVTESDTWINAGFFVLNNQIFDYMNDGDELVIEPFQRLIEKDRLTAYRYPGFFACMDTFKEKQTLDDMYSRGDTPWEVWNKKRKQAATDPDLRLLNEVNSLSNELQQAGKPDVKSGIATASHSSSTGIGY; the protein is encoded by the coding sequence ATGAAAGTCGTTCTGTTCTGCGGCGGACTCGGGATGCGACTTCGGGAGTACTCGGAGACGGTTCCCAAACCGATGGTCCAGATCGGATACCGTCCGATTCTGTGGCACGTGATGAAGTACTACGCCCATTATGGGCACAAGGATTTCATCCTTTGCCTCGGCTGGAAAGCGGACGTCATCAAACGGTACTTCCTGGAGTACGACGAGTGCGTCTCCAACGACTTCGTGCTGTCCGGCGGGGGGCAATCGGTTGACCTCATCAACCGGGACATCCAGGACTGGAATATCACGTTTGTCGATACGGGAACGTCGTCCAACATTGGCGAACGGCTGATGGCGGTTCGTCCCTTCCTCGAGGGCGAGGAAACGTTTCTCGCGAACTACGCCGACGGGCTGAGTGACTTCCCGTTGCCCAAGCTGATCGACTTCCATCGCGACACCGAGTCGGTCGCAAGTTTTCTGGCGGTCAAGCCGATGCAGAGCTTCCACTCGGTCACGACCACGGAGTCTGGCCACGTGCAGAAGATCGAAGCCGTCACCGAGTCGGACACCTGGATCAATGCCGGCTTCTTCGTCCTCAATAATCAGATCTTTGATTACATGAACGACGGCGACGAACTGGTGATTGAACCGTTCCAGCGACTGATTGAGAAGGACCGCTTAACGGCTTACCGTTACCCAGGCTTCTTCGCGTGCATGGACACCTTCAAGGAGAAGCAGACCCTCGATGACATGTACTCGCGCGGGGACACCCCCTGGGAAGTGTGGAACAAGAAGCGGAAACAAGCCGCGACCGACCCAGACCTGCGCCTTCTCAACGAAGTGAATTCACTCTCGAACGAGCTTCAGCAGGCCGGCAAGCCAGACGTGAAGTCAGGAATCGCCACCGCATCGCACAGCTCTTCAACGGGAATCGGGTACTGA
- the lysA gene encoding diaminopimelate decarboxylase gives MIANVEDVSTPPKSDCARRIIDRCFQQDRGVLSVSGRSIEALAEQYGTPLYVYSEDVQSSAHDRLKRAYGNRFQIFYSMKANPNPALVQSFLQRGCGLEVASAGELKTALSAGCSPNRILFAGPAKRDEELRFAASLPIREVHVESMGEARRLNRIAQELGSVVDIALRINPDASVQGGAMRMGGKPSPFGFDEEVLDEVLAEIRTLKQLRITGVHQFTGTQILDADILLKQYRKAIELARRVARTLPHPLRTIDFGGGLGIPYFEHESELDLNQLAEGLAPLIRETERDPLLKLADLVIEPGRFLVGESGIYVARVIDCKQSRGRTFVLLDGGMNHQLAASGNLGQTIKRNFPIALVNRLDAAIDTKVDIVGPLCTPLDSLARQLPFPQPRVGDLIGVFQSGAYGLTSSPTGFLSHPTPAEVLVESNSDRLISSSSKTRPL, from the coding sequence ATGATTGCCAACGTTGAAGACGTTTCGACCCCGCCGAAGTCCGACTGCGCCCGCAGAATCATTGACCGATGCTTTCAGCAGGACCGTGGGGTTCTGTCGGTCTCGGGACGTTCTATCGAGGCTCTCGCAGAACAGTACGGAACGCCTCTGTACGTCTACTCGGAAGATGTTCAGAGCTCAGCGCACGATCGACTGAAACGTGCTTACGGGAATCGCTTTCAAATCTTCTACTCCATGAAGGCGAATCCGAACCCGGCTCTCGTTCAAAGCTTCCTGCAACGGGGTTGCGGTCTTGAAGTTGCCTCCGCCGGTGAGTTGAAGACGGCTCTCTCTGCGGGATGTTCACCAAACAGGATTCTGTTCGCCGGTCCCGCCAAACGGGATGAGGAACTTCGTTTCGCGGCCTCGTTACCGATCCGGGAAGTGCATGTCGAATCGATGGGCGAAGCCCGTCGGCTCAATCGGATCGCCCAGGAGCTGGGATCGGTCGTCGATATCGCCTTGAGAATCAACCCTGACGCATCGGTCCAGGGAGGCGCGATGAGGATGGGGGGTAAGCCGTCGCCGTTCGGATTCGACGAGGAAGTCCTTGATGAGGTGCTTGCGGAGATCCGAACATTAAAGCAGTTACGAATAACCGGCGTCCACCAGTTCACCGGCACACAGATTCTCGATGCGGACATTCTGCTGAAGCAGTACCGGAAGGCGATTGAACTTGCGCGTCGCGTTGCTAGAACGCTTCCCCATCCGCTGCGGACGATCGACTTTGGTGGCGGGTTGGGGATTCCGTACTTCGAGCACGAGTCTGAGCTCGATCTCAACCAGCTTGCAGAAGGCCTCGCGCCTCTCATCCGGGAAACGGAACGCGATCCTCTCCTGAAGCTGGCCGATCTGGTGATCGAACCAGGACGGTTTCTTGTCGGGGAATCTGGAATCTATGTGGCCCGCGTCATCGACTGCAAGCAGTCGCGAGGCCGCACCTTCGTCCTGCTCGACGGGGGCATGAATCATCAGCTTGCGGCTTCCGGCAATCTGGGTCAGACCATCAAACGGAACTTTCCGATCGCCCTCGTGAACCGTCTTGACGCGGCGATCGATACCAAGGTCGATATCGTCGGCCCGCTGTGCACGCCGCTCGACTCTCTGGCTCGTCAGCTCCCTTTTCCCCAGCCGCGGGTCGGCGATCTGATCGGGGTCTTCCAGTCGGGTGCCTACGGTCTGACCTCAAGTCCAACCGGCTTCCTGAGCCATCCGACGCCGGCCGAAGTTCTGGTGGAAAGCAACTCAGACCGACTCATTTCCAGTTCGAGCAAGACGAGGCCCCTGTGA
- a CDS encoding acyl carrier protein — translation MQHVTENSPLNESIRDFIYKQFPLAQEQQLGETDPLLQNGVIDSLGTLDVVAFLEEEFHIVIDDDDLVAEHFESISTIANLVASKRS, via the coding sequence ATGCAGCACGTCACTGAAAACAGCCCCCTGAACGAATCGATCCGAGACTTCATTTACAAGCAGTTTCCGCTGGCTCAGGAACAACAGCTGGGCGAAACCGATCCGTTGCTTCAGAACGGAGTCATCGATTCTCTGGGAACGCTGGATGTGGTCGCCTTTCTGGAAGAGGAGTTCCACATTGTCATCGACGACGATGATCTGGTCGCCGAGCATTTCGAATCGATCTCAACGATCGCAAACCTTGTCGCATCGAAGCGGTCCTGA
- a CDS encoding polysaccharide biosynthesis/export family protein, whose product MKATKLDPSLSLPCRTGQKTINLALLRQVPPPEHLVDTGDTLGVFVEGILGGIEEAPPIYLPQQDIYRPGMGYPVTVHANGTITLPLVPPVFVRGMTIYQVQEAVIKAYTTGVRPLLQPDQARVLVSLNRPRTSRVLVIRQESDNRQGNLGASESVNFEADKQGTGRIVELPAYQNDVLHALAETGGLPGLDAQNMIYVIRRDPVVPPHFLPVHPHGPAPNGYYQPMAAPPLSMRDQTRSKPAEQVTVRAQGPDGPLPVQSSSYRSNYRSGPLHAASSYRSAPQGTTAASHALPVRESSVSAHQPASQISRYGGTPVTPASHGIANGPAEPGLPGWQPPPMLAPQPYANLPQYEGPTDSISGAYHPPEYQAGPGAGLYEELDYTQDHELRNYLGVPSGSRIIRIPVRLFPGEPIPFTPEDILLQDGDIVFIESRELEFYYTGGLLGGGQYTLPRDYDINILDAISIAETRARFGQFRGNPKSIGGPSVLNQDVSVGASKAIIARPLPEGGQMQISIDLAKAMHDPAQQIIIKPGDRIYLRYTFPEACLAYLERHLLEGSIIGATIGNSN is encoded by the coding sequence GTGAAAGCGACCAAGCTTGATCCCAGCCTGTCACTTCCCTGCCGGACCGGTCAGAAGACCATCAATCTCGCTTTGCTTCGGCAGGTTCCTCCGCCCGAACATCTCGTCGACACTGGGGACACTCTCGGCGTATTCGTCGAAGGCATTCTTGGCGGCATCGAGGAAGCCCCGCCGATTTATCTGCCCCAGCAGGACATTTACCGCCCTGGGATGGGATATCCAGTAACTGTTCACGCGAACGGCACGATTACCTTACCGCTCGTTCCGCCCGTGTTTGTGCGGGGGATGACGATCTATCAGGTTCAGGAAGCCGTCATCAAGGCCTATACCACGGGCGTTCGGCCGCTTCTGCAGCCCGATCAGGCTCGGGTTCTGGTCTCGTTGAATCGTCCTCGGACGTCGCGAGTGCTGGTGATTCGTCAGGAGAGTGACAACCGACAGGGGAACCTCGGTGCCTCGGAGTCTGTGAACTTTGAAGCCGACAAGCAGGGAACGGGGCGGATCGTCGAACTGCCGGCTTATCAGAATGATGTTCTGCACGCTCTAGCCGAAACGGGCGGTCTCCCGGGGCTCGACGCGCAGAACATGATCTACGTCATTCGACGAGATCCTGTCGTGCCGCCGCACTTCCTTCCGGTTCATCCCCACGGCCCCGCTCCGAATGGGTATTATCAGCCAATGGCCGCGCCTCCGCTCTCGATGCGAGACCAGACGCGTTCAAAGCCAGCCGAACAGGTCACCGTTCGCGCTCAGGGACCAGACGGCCCGCTGCCGGTGCAGTCCTCGAGCTATCGATCGAACTACCGTTCCGGTCCCCTGCATGCGGCGTCTTCGTATCGGTCCGCTCCGCAGGGAACGACGGCAGCGTCCCATGCGTTACCGGTCCGAGAGTCTTCAGTCAGTGCCCATCAGCCGGCTTCGCAGATCTCCCGGTATGGGGGAACGCCAGTCACTCCAGCATCCCACGGAATCGCGAACGGTCCAGCCGAACCAGGCCTCCCGGGCTGGCAGCCACCTCCGATGCTGGCACCGCAGCCGTATGCGAATCTGCCGCAATATGAAGGGCCGACAGATTCGATTTCGGGAGCCTATCACCCCCCTGAATACCAGGCGGGTCCCGGAGCCGGGCTTTACGAAGAACTCGACTACACTCAGGATCACGAGCTGAGAAATTATCTCGGCGTTCCTTCTGGTTCCCGCATCATTCGGATCCCCGTTCGACTCTTCCCGGGCGAGCCGATTCCCTTCACGCCAGAAGATATTCTGCTGCAGGATGGGGACATCGTGTTCATCGAGAGCAGAGAGCTGGAGTTCTACTACACCGGAGGCTTACTGGGGGGGGGACAATACACCTTGCCCCGTGATTACGACATCAACATTCTGGATGCCATTTCCATTGCCGAGACCCGTGCTCGATTCGGACAGTTCCGCGGGAACCCGAAGTCGATCGGCGGCCCGTCCGTCCTGAACCAGGACGTCTCGGTCGGGGCCAGCAAGGCGATCATTGCCCGTCCGCTTCCGGAAGGGGGCCAGATGCAGATCAGCATCGACCTGGCCAAAGCGATGCATGACCCGGCCCAACAGATCATCATCAAACCGGGGGATCGCATCTATTTGCGATACACATTCCCGGAAGCGTGCCTGGCCTATCTTGAACGGCACCTGCTGGAAGGATCGATCATCGGAGCCACCATCGGTAACTCCAATTGA